In Lacibacter sp. H375, one DNA window encodes the following:
- the mobA gene encoding molybdenum cofactor guanylyltransferase, whose amino-acid sequence MIGIILCGGQSTRMGSDKGLLKLEANTWAQTAVDKLSILGIPVKLSVNRQQLNDYAEVFAADDLFVDAASLKLHGPLLGVLSAHLQFNTEDLFVFACDMPLMEPILIKELSAAYKQNPGYDAYVFMNDHEPEPLCAIYTAKGLATIFDMLQNGSLTRHSMKFMLDHLTVFSIQLNDAQKTCFRNFNAHAELNGL is encoded by the coding sequence ATGATCGGAATAATTTTATGCGGCGGACAAAGCACAAGAATGGGCAGCGACAAAGGCTTGCTGAAACTTGAAGCAAATACATGGGCGCAAACTGCTGTTGACAAACTCAGTATTCTCGGTATTCCTGTAAAACTTTCTGTGAACAGGCAACAGCTGAATGATTATGCAGAAGTATTTGCTGCCGATGATCTGTTTGTTGATGCTGCTTCTTTAAAATTGCACGGGCCATTGCTGGGTGTGTTGAGCGCTCATCTCCAATTCAACACTGAAGACCTGTTTGTGTTTGCGTGTGATATGCCGCTGATGGAACCAATATTGATCAAAGAACTTTCTGCTGCTTATAAACAAAACCCCGGCTATGACGCCTATGTGTTTATGAACGATCATGAACCAGAGCCATTGTGTGCGATTTATACTGCAAAAGGACTTGCAACAATTTTCGACATGCTGCAAAACGGTTCGTTAACAAGACACAGCATGAAGTTTATGTTGGATCATTTAACTGTATTCAGCATTCAATTAAACGATGCACAAAAAACCTGCTTCCGCAACTTTAATGCACATGCTGAATTAAACGGTTTGTAA